In one Deltaproteobacteria bacterium genomic region, the following are encoded:
- a CDS encoding response regulator transcription factor encodes MRILVVEDEAKVAGALQEGLEAEHYEVVVSATGEDGFFRVNAETFDLIVLDLMLPGRDGIEILSTLRRRGLGTPVLILTARDAVEDRVLGLDSGADDYLVKPFAFPELLARIRALVRRGRPDQILRLKAADLEMDLISRRVTRGSRSIDLTSREFELLEYLLRHHQQLVSREMLARDVWKEPSRATPLDNVIDVHIARLRKKVDQDVPTKLIHTVRGVGFVLREGEP; translated from the coding sequence GTGCGCATCCTCGTCGTCGAAGACGAAGCCAAGGTAGCAGGGGCTCTGCAGGAAGGCCTCGAGGCGGAACACTACGAGGTCGTCGTCTCGGCAACGGGCGAGGACGGCTTCTTTCGTGTGAACGCCGAGACATTCGATCTGATCGTGCTCGACCTGATGCTTCCCGGCCGCGACGGCATCGAGATCCTGTCGACCCTGCGGAGACGCGGCCTCGGCACGCCGGTTCTCATCCTGACGGCCAGGGATGCGGTCGAGGACCGGGTGCTCGGGCTCGACAGCGGTGCGGACGACTACCTCGTGAAGCCGTTTGCCTTTCCGGAACTTCTGGCCCGCATCCGTGCCCTCGTGCGCCGCGGTCGGCCCGATCAAATCTTGCGCTTGAAGGCGGCCGACCTCGAGATGGATCTGATCAGCCGACGGGTGACGAGGGGAAGCAGGTCGATCGACCTCACGTCCCGCGAGTTCGAGCTCCTGGAGTACCTGCTGCGTCATCATCAGCAGCTCGTATCGCGGGAGATGCTCGCCCGCGATGTCTGGAAGGAGCCTTCCCGGGCCACGCCCCTCGACAACGTGATCGATGTGCACATCGCCCGTCTGCGGAAGAAGGTCGATCAGGACGTACCGACGAAGCTCATCCACACGGTGCGCGGCGTCGGGTTCGTCCTGCGCGAGGGCGAGCCATGA